Proteins encoded together in one Benincasa hispida cultivar B227 chromosome 1, ASM972705v1, whole genome shotgun sequence window:
- the LOC120073032 gene encoding protein TIFY 10a-like, which translates to MSTTSDNSTAAAAGRRSGKVPEKSSFAQTCNLLSQYLKEKRSLGITPKDEFPTTRPPAIMDLLTNMENPEEKSGTAAEPPSSATQMTIFYDGKVLVFNDLSSERAEEIMAMAGKGIVPLSRSTEPTTIAGEQPVTKVSSDLPIARRASLHRFFEKRKDRVAARSPYQVNSPSESYRFKKGNQQSSNQFDLNL; encoded by the exons ATGTCCACTACCTCCGACAACTccaccgccgccgccgccggACGGAGGTCCGGCAAGGTACCGGAGAAGTCTAGTTTTGCTCAGACCTGTAATCTGCTGAGTCAATACTTGAAAGAGAAGAGAAGCCTTGGAATTACCCCAAAAG ATGAGTTTCCGACGACTCGGCCACCGGCGATAATGGATTTATTGACGAACATGGAAAACCCAGAAGAGAAATCTGGTACTGCAGCTGAGCCGCCGTCATCTGCGACACAGATGACCATTTTTTATGACGGAAAAGTGTTGGTGTTTAATGATTTATCGTCGGAGAGGGCGGAGGAGATCATGGCCATGGCCGGTAAAGGAATTGTGCCTTTGTCCAGATCTACCGAACCAACAACAATCGCCGGAGAACAACCTGTGACCAAAGTCTCCAGCGATTTACCCATTGCAAGAAGAGCTTCCCTGCATCGATTCTTCGAGAAAAGAAAAGACAG AGTTGCAGCAAGATCCCCATACCAAGTGAATTCACCTAGCGAAAGCTACAGATTCAAGAAGGGAAACCAGCAATCTTCAAACCAGTTCGATCTAAATTTATAG